In Desulfomicrobium escambiense DSM 10707, one genomic interval encodes:
- the rpmA gene encoding 50S ribosomal protein L27: MAHKKAGGSSRNGRDSAGQRLGVKKFGGQAVLAGNILVRQHGTKVHPGVNVGVGKDFTLFALIDGVVKFEKYTRKNKVRTRVNIVPAV; this comes from the coding sequence ATGGCTCATAAAAAAGCAGGTGGTAGTTCACGCAACGGACGCGACAGTGCCGGTCAGCGGCTCGGCGTGAAGAAGTTCGGTGGCCAGGCTGTCCTGGCGGGCAACATCCTCGTGCGTCAGCACGGCACCAAGGTCCATCCCGGCGTCAACGTCGGTGTTGGCAAGGATTTTACGCTGTTCGCCCTGATTGACGGGGTCGTGAAGTTTGAAAAATACACCCGCAAGAACAAGGTCCGGACCAGGGTCAATATCGTTCCCGCCGTCTAG
- a CDS encoding hybrid sensor histidine kinase/response regulator, producing MKSVLTLRWRHPDQKRLLVMLVCLVVGTVGLMGIEVYRFLSIDEHQQQLRIDQRHLELVQSLRFDLGAARLALSRLPGESDPSVAKGLSVEADRRLLRAKGLLVLMHQGGALRVKGESAGAVPISLPEPMPPEFLATAAPLVPMVQGILDASTNLTARTATSATFDPVTAVRVESLFIQADATAQAVAQRIAESISGHIDDHQTRANRALVGRLAVGALLLAVMSGLCLRSMAAVGGLLEERVRDAEAVVEANAGMERILEALPVGIAILGQDRTIRRVNLAATNLLDIEPGWFFERRIPWDMFCEETETSENGPRVEFEHEVRMHAMQGRTLDVIKSSIPVILKGETLILEVFMDVTQRKQAENALLQEKSRLESLLAGIDEGVALSDEDGSVIEVNASLCRILGLDRQRLLGAKVWDLFPGGVLGDELDEGLRSLRHDPRTRLREIQLESFRDMALVVRMQPVLGKDAFGGMIVSVIEVTEIVDARRRAEAASQAKSMFLANMSHEIRTPMNAIVGHGELLSHTALDPGQAECVQSIRVCAESLLVIINDILDFSKIEAGMMRIVPEDVDLAAMLERLRTMFGEQAHQKGLVLRLTTTGLPATVRTDQGRLVQVLVNLVGNAVKFTERGSVEITVSAEPVRGGRASVHFFVRDTGIGISADRQKDIFTSFEQVDGSLTRQYGGTGLGLTIANNLVRLLGGAGISVHSLPGQGSTFSFVLPLDVPAIVMPRVQGLPQDVAGEGVYVEVRVMAVEDNAFNRSLLKKMLGTLGVTRVTMAENGQEAVDALAGGQVFDIILMDIQMPVLDGLDATRAIRAMGQEVPIIALTAHVLESDQQKSREAGMNGHLPKPYSLKDLRDTLAKWCG from the coding sequence ATGAAGAGCGTTCTCACCCTCCGCTGGAGGCATCCCGATCAGAAGCGTCTGCTGGTCATGCTGGTCTGTCTGGTGGTTGGGACCGTCGGGCTGATGGGCATCGAGGTGTACCGTTTTTTGAGCATCGACGAGCACCAGCAGCAGCTGCGTATCGACCAGCGCCATCTGGAGCTGGTGCAGAGCCTGCGTTTCGACCTCGGGGCCGCCCGCCTGGCCCTTTCCAGGCTGCCCGGGGAGAGTGACCCCTCCGTGGCCAAGGGCCTTTCGGTCGAGGCGGACAGGCGGCTCTTGCGGGCCAAGGGACTGCTGGTCCTGATGCACCAGGGCGGGGCGCTGCGCGTGAAAGGGGAGAGCGCCGGGGCCGTCCCCATTTCCCTGCCTGAACCCATGCCGCCCGAGTTCCTGGCAACGGCAGCGCCTCTCGTGCCCATGGTCCAGGGGATTCTGGACGCGAGCACGAATCTGACGGCGAGAACTGCAACGTCGGCAACGTTCGACCCGGTGACAGCGGTGCGGGTGGAGAGCCTTTTCATTCAGGCCGATGCGACGGCGCAGGCCGTTGCGCAGCGTATTGCCGAGAGCATCTCGGGACACATCGACGACCATCAGACGCGGGCCAACCGCGCGCTGGTGGGCCGCCTCGCGGTGGGGGCGCTGTTGCTGGCGGTCATGAGCGGACTGTGCCTGCGCAGCATGGCCGCAGTGGGTGGGCTTCTGGAGGAGCGGGTCCGGGACGCCGAGGCCGTAGTCGAGGCCAACGCCGGCATGGAGCGGATTCTGGAGGCCCTGCCCGTGGGCATAGCCATCCTCGGCCAGGACCGCACCATCCGTCGCGTGAACCTCGCCGCCACCAACCTCCTCGACATCGAGCCCGGCTGGTTCTTCGAGCGCCGCATACCCTGGGACATGTTCTGCGAGGAGACGGAGACGTCCGAAAACGGCCCCCGGGTCGAATTCGAGCACGAGGTGCGCATGCACGCCATGCAAGGGCGGACCCTCGACGTCATCAAGAGCTCCATCCCCGTCATCCTCAAGGGCGAGACGCTCATCCTCGAGGTCTTCATGGACGTGACCCAGCGCAAGCAGGCCGAAAACGCCCTGCTGCAGGAGAAGTCGCGCCTGGAATCCCTGCTGGCCGGCATCGACGAAGGCGTGGCCCTGAGCGACGAGGATGGGTCGGTGATCGAGGTCAACGCGAGCCTCTGCCGCATCCTTGGCCTGGACAGGCAACGGCTGCTCGGGGCCAAGGTCTGGGACCTTTTCCCCGGAGGCGTTCTCGGGGACGAGCTCGACGAGGGCCTGCGCAGTCTCAGGCATGACCCGCGGACCCGATTGCGCGAGATCCAGCTCGAATCCTTCCGCGACATGGCCCTGGTGGTGCGCATGCAGCCCGTGCTGGGCAAGGACGCCTTCGGCGGCATGATCGTCAGCGTCATCGAGGTCACGGAGATCGTCGACGCCCGGCGCAGGGCCGAGGCCGCCTCCCAGGCCAAGAGCATGTTCCTGGCCAACATGAGCCACGAGATCCGCACGCCCATGAACGCCATCGTCGGCCACGGCGAGCTGCTCTCCCACACCGCCCTGGACCCGGGGCAGGCCGAATGCGTGCAGAGCATCCGGGTCTGCGCCGAAAGCCTGCTGGTCATCATCAACGACATCCTCGACTTCTCCAAGATCGAGGCCGGCATGATGCGCATCGTGCCCGAGGACGTGGACCTCGCGGCCATGCTCGAACGCCTGCGGACCATGTTCGGCGAGCAGGCCCACCAGAAGGGCCTGGTACTGCGGTTGACCACGACGGGGCTGCCCGCGACGGTGCGTACGGACCAGGGGCGGCTCGTGCAGGTTCTGGTCAATCTCGTCGGCAACGCCGTCAAGTTCACCGAGAGGGGCAGCGTGGAGATCACGGTCAGCGCCGAACCGGTGCGGGGCGGCCGGGCCAGCGTGCATTTTTTCGTGCGCGACACGGGCATCGGGATTTCTGCCGACCGCCAGAAGGACATCTTCACGTCCTTCGAACAGGTCGACGGCTCCCTGACCCGGCAGTACGGAGGAACGGGCCTGGGGCTGACCATCGCCAACAACCTGGTCCGCCTGCTCGGCGGCGCCGGCATCTCCGTGCACAGCCTCCCCGGTCAGGGCAGCACGTTCTCCTTTGTCCTGCCTTTGGACGTCCCGGCCATCGTCATGCCGCGCGTGCAGGGGCTGCCGCAGGACGTGGCCGGGGAAGGGGTCTACGTCGAAGTCCGTGTGATGGCCGTGGAGGACAACGCATTCAACCGCAGTTTGCTCAAGAAGATGCTCGGCACCCTCGGCGTGACAAGGGTGACCATGGCCGAGAACGGGCAGGAGGCCGTGGACGCGCTGGCCGGGGGGCAGGTCTTCGACATCATTCTCATGGACATCCAGATGCCGGTTCTGGACGGACTGGACGCCACGCGGGCCATCCGGGCAATGGGCCAGGAGGTGCCGATCATCGCCCTGACGGCCCACGTCCTGGAGTCGGACCAGCAGAAGAGCCGGGAGGCAGGCATGAACGGACATCTGCCCAAGCCCTACAGCCTGAAGGACCTGCGGGACACGCTGGCGAAGTGGTGCGGGTGA
- the obgE gene encoding GTPase ObgE: MRFVDEAKIIIRSGSGGQGSVSFRREKYVPRGGPDGGDGGKGGDVVFRAVGNLLTLYDYRHAPIQEAESGRPGSGRLCYGRAGVDKVIEVPVGTQVFEETDDGEVLIADLTRDGQEIVVAEGGRGGKGNAHFKSSTMQVPRFAQPGEPGVEKYIRLELKVFADVGLLGLPNAGKSTFISRISAARPKIAAYPFTTLAPNLGVVIDENDRKLVVADIPGLIEGAHTGLGLGHTFLRHVERSRFLVHILSIEDVNPEDPLAGFHILDDELRLFDPELAEKPQMRVINKIDLVDAERLAEVRAAFDRLGLQVYFMSALNEIGVDEVLAAMWALHLATVKDGGETEDGTVD, translated from the coding sequence ATGAGATTCGTTGACGAGGCCAAGATCATTATCCGTTCCGGCAGCGGAGGCCAGGGCTCCGTGTCGTTCCGCCGGGAGAAATATGTGCCCCGCGGGGGCCCCGACGGAGGGGACGGGGGCAAGGGCGGCGACGTCGTGTTCCGCGCCGTGGGCAACCTGCTGACCCTCTACGACTATCGCCACGCGCCCATCCAGGAGGCCGAAAGCGGCCGGCCCGGGTCCGGGCGGCTCTGCTATGGCCGGGCCGGGGTGGACAAGGTCATCGAGGTGCCCGTGGGCACCCAGGTTTTCGAGGAGACGGATGACGGCGAAGTCCTCATCGCCGACCTGACCAGGGACGGCCAGGAGATTGTCGTGGCCGAAGGCGGGCGCGGGGGCAAGGGCAACGCCCACTTCAAGTCCTCGACCATGCAGGTGCCGCGTTTCGCCCAGCCCGGCGAGCCGGGCGTGGAGAAGTACATCCGCCTGGAGCTCAAGGTCTTCGCCGATGTGGGTCTGCTGGGCCTGCCCAACGCGGGCAAGTCCACGTTCATCTCGCGCATTTCCGCGGCCAGGCCAAAGATCGCGGCTTACCCCTTCACCACCCTGGCGCCCAACCTGGGCGTGGTCATCGACGAGAACGACCGCAAGCTGGTCGTGGCCGACATCCCCGGCCTCATCGAGGGCGCGCACACGGGCCTGGGCCTGGGGCACACCTTTTTGCGGCACGTGGAGCGCTCGCGCTTCCTGGTGCATATTCTGAGCATCGAGGACGTGAACCCCGAAGACCCCCTGGCCGGCTTTCATATCCTCGACGACGAACTGCGCCTGTTCGACCCGGAGCTGGCCGAGAAGCCCCAGATGCGCGTCATCAACAAGATCGATCTGGTCGACGCCGAGCGTCTGGCCGAGGTGCGGGCGGCCTTTGACCGCCTGGGCCTTCAGGTGTACTTCATGTCGGCGTTGAACGAGATCGGCGTCGACGAGGTGCTTGCGGCCATGTGGGCGCTGCATCTCGCGACCGTGAAGGACGGGGGCGAAACCGAAGATGGAACAGTCGACTGA
- the proB gene encoding glutamate 5-kinase yields MEQSTDWRVQRRRILEKARRVVVKVGSAVLTTDKGLDERVVNRLADQIAGLHDRGLEIVLVTSGAVAAGRCVLGADRAAGCMVHKQAASAVGQSRLMHSYDEAFARYEKVTAQVLLTKDDLRSRERFLNARNTMTRLLDWKVIPIVNENDTVAVQELKFGDNDALSSMVANLVGADVIVNLTSADGVFDDNPLENPEAAFVPCIENIAELNLQSMCRGKTGAGTGGMLSKLMAARRAASIGVPTLIVSGKQKFVLERVFNLEEIGTWVAPTQKMLSGRKFWLAYHLDPAGTIVVDDGAARALTSKGKSLLAAGVKDVEGNFGMGALVRIAGLDGATVGVGLTNFKAAELRKIQGLSSAEIEKVLGPCPHQEVVHRDNLVLDSSL; encoded by the coding sequence ATGGAACAGTCGACTGATTGGCGCGTCCAGCGCCGCAGGATTCTGGAGAAGGCCAGGCGCGTGGTCGTCAAGGTGGGCAGCGCTGTGCTGACCACGGACAAGGGCCTTGACGAGCGGGTGGTCAACCGTCTGGCCGACCAGATCGCGGGCCTGCACGACCGTGGCCTGGAGATCGTCCTCGTGACCTCCGGCGCCGTGGCCGCGGGCCGCTGCGTGCTCGGCGCGGACCGAGCCGCCGGGTGCATGGTGCACAAGCAGGCGGCCTCGGCCGTGGGCCAGAGCCGCCTCATGCACAGCTACGACGAGGCCTTCGCCCGCTACGAGAAGGTCACGGCCCAGGTCCTCTTGACCAAGGACGATCTGCGCAGCCGCGAGCGCTTCCTGAACGCCCGCAACACCATGACGCGCCTGCTGGACTGGAAGGTCATCCCCATCGTCAACGAGAACGACACCGTGGCCGTGCAGGAACTCAAGTTCGGCGACAACGACGCCCTGTCCTCCATGGTAGCCAACCTCGTCGGCGCAGACGTCATCGTCAACCTGACCTCGGCCGACGGCGTCTTCGACGATAACCCTCTGGAAAACCCAGAAGCGGCCTTCGTGCCCTGCATCGAGAACATCGCCGAGCTGAACCTGCAGTCCATGTGCCGGGGCAAGACCGGGGCCGGGACGGGCGGGATGCTCAGCAAGCTCATGGCCGCCCGCCGCGCGGCCAGCATCGGCGTGCCGACCCTCATCGTTTCGGGGAAGCAGAAATTCGTGCTGGAGCGCGTCTTCAACCTGGAGGAGATCGGCACGTGGGTCGCGCCGACCCAGAAGATGCTCTCGGGCCGCAAGTTCTGGCTGGCCTACCACCTTGACCCGGCCGGGACCATCGTGGTCGACGACGGTGCCGCCCGCGCCCTGACGTCCAAGGGCAAGAGTCTGCTGGCCGCCGGGGTGAAGGATGTCGAGGGCAACTTCGGCATGGGCGCGCTGGTGCGCATCGCCGGACTGGACGGCGCCACCGTCGGCGTGGGCCTGACGAACTTCAAGGCCGCGGAGCTGCGCAAGATCCAGGGCCTGAGCAGCGCCGAGATCGAGAAGGTCCTGGGGCCGTGTCCCCACCAGGAGGTCGTGCACCGGGACAACCTGGTGCTGGACAGTTCGCTCTGA
- the rplU gene encoding 50S ribosomal protein L21, giving the protein MFAIVETGGKQFRVEEGRSLRVAKLDAQAGSEITLDKILLVGTGADVKIGQPFVDGAAVTCEVVEHGRDKKIIIFKKKRRKDYRRTQGHRQDFTTLKVKSIQA; this is encoded by the coding sequence ATGTTTGCAATCGTAGAAACTGGCGGAAAGCAGTTCCGTGTTGAAGAAGGCCGCAGCCTGAGGGTCGCCAAGCTTGATGCGCAGGCCGGTTCGGAGATCACTCTGGACAAAATCCTGCTGGTCGGGACCGGCGCCGACGTGAAGATCGGTCAGCCCTTCGTCGACGGCGCTGCCGTGACGTGTGAGGTGGTCGAGCACGGTCGTGACAAGAAGATCATCATTTTCAAGAAGAAACGCCGCAAGGATTATCGTAGAACACAGGGCCACCGTCAGGATTTCACCACCCTGAAGGTGAAGTCCATTCAGGCCTAG